The following proteins come from a genomic window of Salvia hispanica cultivar TCC Black 2014 chromosome 4, UniMelb_Shisp_WGS_1.0, whole genome shotgun sequence:
- the LOC125221693 gene encoding acyl-coenzyme A thioesterase 13-like, with amino-acid sequence MVDTAREFLQNITAGELADRVSQLRFAPHKPHAEPSFYEYSILRGVRLDSVRLDSTLYCSFTVPARLTDRNGKLSAGAIASLVDEIGAAAIHKCGKPMDVSVDMSISYISDAKMNDELEITSRCLGQRGNYHSTGVLIRNRTTGEVVAQGRHSLFSLPVTASKL; translated from the exons ATGGTGGATACAGCTAGAGAGTTTCTCCAGAATATCACTGCCGGCGAACTAGCCGATCGCGTGTCGCAGCTACGCTTCGCGCCGCATAAACCTCATGCGGAGCCCAGCTTCTACGAGTATTCAATCCTCCGAGGTGTCCGCCTCGACTCGGTCCGACTCGATTCAACACTTTACTGCTCTTTCACTGTCCCCGCTCGTCTCACC GATAGAAATGGAAAGTTGAGTGCGGGGGCGATTGCGTCATTGGTTGATGAAATCGGTGCAGCGGCGATCCATAAGTGTGGCAAACCCATGGATGTTTCGGTAGACATGTCGATCTCCTATATTTCCGATGCTAAGATGAAT GACGAATTGGAGATTACCTCTCGTTGTTTAGGCCAGCGTGGTAACTACCATAGCACAGGCGTGCTCATACGTAACAGGACAACTGGAGAGGTTGTTGCTCAAGGCCGCCATTCCTTATTTAGTTTACCTGTCACTGCCAGCAAACTGTGA
- the LOC125219615 gene encoding uncharacterized protein LOC125219615, with the protein MEKAREFLEKYTTGEAADEVSRLRLPPHRPLAESSFYECFGGRGVRLHVLRPDLISSSFRVPPRLLGGDGNLTMGAISTLVDLLGAAVAYQGDDSWNLSADISISFISPAKLDDELEILARCLGRRGGYSGTHVLIRNKITGAVVAEGRHSLFDARSNL; encoded by the exons ATGGAGAAGGCGAGAGAGTTTCTGGAGAAATACACCACCGGCGAAGCAGCCGATGAGGTGTCGCGGCTCCGCTTGCCTCCCCACCGACCCCTCGCCGAGTCCAGCTTCTACGAGTGCTTCGGCGGCAGAGGCGTCCGCCTCCACGTGCTCCGCCcggatttaatctcatcctcTTTCAGAGTGCCTCCCCGTCTCCTC GGTGGAGATGGCAACCTAACTATGGGTGCGATCAGCACTCTAGTTGATCTTTTAGGAGCTGCGGTGGCGTACCAGGGTGATGATTCCTGGAATCTATCAGCTGACATTTCAATCTCCTTTATCTCGCCTGCCAAACTGGAT GATGAACTGGAGATTTTGGCAAGGTGTTTAGGACGACGAGGTGGCTACTCGGGAACGCACGTGCTCATACGAAACAAAATAACTGGAGCAGTTGTTGCTGAAGGCCGACATTCATTATTTGATGCTCGCAGCAATTTGTGA